The following are from one region of the Channa argus isolate prfri chromosome 6, Channa argus male v1.0, whole genome shotgun sequence genome:
- the pld3 gene encoding 5'-3' exonuclease PLD3 isoform X1 codes for MFCSLSIGMFLTGNSFGFFEIALKESCTLPSFSKPVSLRRDTHDCCPAVSIIYQIRCHFVCEHKMDTTYKQLVDMEWRKQDNRKTQLYSKSVIILVTVATVLLVSMALYNLLTPRVSSSPNAPSSNLRLPQGKSCSDPCNIVLVESIPEGLEFNSTTTHPSIFQAWLNLMAEARSSLDIASFYWTLTNKDTGTHEPTALQGETILKKLTQLSGKLSVRIAVNTPQETQPQDNLQLLSDSGADIRTVNMRELTSGVLHTKFWIVDKKHIYIGSANMDWRSLTQVKELGAVVYNCSCLAADLGKIFEAYWFLGESQSIPSPWPASFSTLYNENTPLQLQLNNTPSSVYLSSSPPSFCASGRTPDIQSILSVMDDARSYIYIAVMNYLPTMEFSHPKKYWADIDTQLRRVAYERRVKVRMLISCWASTQPVMFSFLKSLASVYDPKSKLDIQVRLFVVPATPKQKEIPFARVNHNKYMVTDKIAYIGTSNWSGDYFVRTAGSAMVVNQTESLSLEPTVQSQLKAVFERDWSSEYSTPLTQHSNLKHLC; via the exons ATGTTTTGCTCACTGAGCATAGGGATGTTTCTAACAGGAAATAGTTTTGGTTTCTTTGAAATAGCTTTAAAGGAAAGCTGCACGCTTCCTTCATTTAGTAAACCTGTTTCTCTGAGAAGAGATACACACGACTGCTGTCC AGCTGTGTCTATCATCTATCAAATCAGATGCCATTTTGTCTGTGAACATAAGATGGACACGACTTACAAGCAG CTTGTGGACATGGAGTGGAGGAAACAagacaacaggaaaacacagctg TATTCCAAGAGTGTAATCATTCTGGTCACGGTGGCCACTGTTCTGCTGGTCTCCATGGCCCTCTACAACCTCCTGACACCGAGAGTTTCCTCATCCCCTAATGCCCCTTCCAGCAACCTCCGTCTGCCCCAGGGCAAGTCGTGCTCAGACCCCTGCAA TATTGTCCTGGTAGAGAGCATACCTGAAGGGCTGGAGTTTAACTCCACCACCACCCACCCCTCCATCTTCCAGGCTTGGCTCAATCTGATGGCCGAGGCTCGGAGCAGTCTGGACATCGCCTCTTTCTACTGGACGctcacaaacaaagacacaggcACTCACGAGCCGACAGCCTTACAG GGGGAGACCATTCTGAAGAAACTTACTCAACTTTCAGGGAAGTTGTCTGTTCGCATTGCAGTCAACACACCACAGGAGACACAGCCACAAGACAACCTCCAACTGCTCAGTGACTCAG gagCTGATATAAGGACAGTTAACATGAGAGAACTCACCTCAGGTGTCCTTCACACCAAGTTCTGGATTGTGGAcaagaaacacatttacattggGAGTGCCAACATGGACTGGAGATCACTCACACag GTGAAGGAGCTTGGCGCTGTGGTCTACAACTGCAGTTGCTTAGCCGCAGACCTGGGTAAGATCTTTGAAGCCTATTGGTTCCTGGGGGAGAGTCAGTCAATCCCATCACCGTGGCCCGCCAGCTTCTCCACCCTCTACAACGAGAACACACCTCTTCAGCTGCAACTCAACAACACACCATCCAGCGTCTACCTGTCG aGTTCCCCTCCGTCCTTCTGTGCAAGCGGCAGGACTCCCGACATTCAGTCCATCCTCAGTGTGATGGACGATGCCCGGAGCTACATATACATCGCAGTCATGAACTACCTGCCCACCATGGAGTTTTCGCATCCTAAAAA GTACTGGGCAGACATCGACACCCAGCTGAGGCGAGTGGCCTATGAGAGGCGGGTCAAAGTGCGCATGCTGATCAGCTGCTGGGCCAGCACCCAGCCGgtcatgttttcctttctgAAGTCTCTGGCCTCAGTTTATGACCCCAAGAGCAAACTGGACATCCAGGTG AGGCTGTTTGTGGTGCCTGCCACCCCGAAACAGAAGGAAATTCCCTTTGCTAGAGTCAACCACAACAAATACATGGTCACTGACAAGATAGCTTACATAG GTACGTCCAACTGGTCAGGTGACTACTTTGTGAGAACCGCTGGCTCCGCAATGGTTGTCAACCAGACGGAGTCGCTGTCCCTGGAGCCAACCGTCCAATCACAGCTGAAGGCTGTGTTCGAGAGGGACTGGAGCTCTGAATACTCCACTCCTCTCACCCAACACTCAAACCTCAAACACTTGTGTTAG
- the pld3 gene encoding 5'-3' exonuclease PLD3 isoform X2: MDTTYKQLVDMEWRKQDNRKTQLYSKSVIILVTVATVLLVSMALYNLLTPRVSSSPNAPSSNLRLPQGKSCSDPCNIVLVESIPEGLEFNSTTTHPSIFQAWLNLMAEARSSLDIASFYWTLTNKDTGTHEPTALQGETILKKLTQLSGKLSVRIAVNTPQETQPQDNLQLLSDSGADIRTVNMRELTSGVLHTKFWIVDKKHIYIGSANMDWRSLTQVKELGAVVYNCSCLAADLGKIFEAYWFLGESQSIPSPWPASFSTLYNENTPLQLQLNNTPSSVYLSSSPPSFCASGRTPDIQSILSVMDDARSYIYIAVMNYLPTMEFSHPKKYWADIDTQLRRVAYERRVKVRMLISCWASTQPVMFSFLKSLASVYDPKSKLDIQVRLFVVPATPKQKEIPFARVNHNKYMVTDKIAYIGTSNWSGDYFVRTAGSAMVVNQTESLSLEPTVQSQLKAVFERDWSSEYSTPLTQHSNLKHLC, from the exons ATGGACACGACTTACAAGCAG CTTGTGGACATGGAGTGGAGGAAACAagacaacaggaaaacacagctg TATTCCAAGAGTGTAATCATTCTGGTCACGGTGGCCACTGTTCTGCTGGTCTCCATGGCCCTCTACAACCTCCTGACACCGAGAGTTTCCTCATCCCCTAATGCCCCTTCCAGCAACCTCCGTCTGCCCCAGGGCAAGTCGTGCTCAGACCCCTGCAA TATTGTCCTGGTAGAGAGCATACCTGAAGGGCTGGAGTTTAACTCCACCACCACCCACCCCTCCATCTTCCAGGCTTGGCTCAATCTGATGGCCGAGGCTCGGAGCAGTCTGGACATCGCCTCTTTCTACTGGACGctcacaaacaaagacacaggcACTCACGAGCCGACAGCCTTACAG GGGGAGACCATTCTGAAGAAACTTACTCAACTTTCAGGGAAGTTGTCTGTTCGCATTGCAGTCAACACACCACAGGAGACACAGCCACAAGACAACCTCCAACTGCTCAGTGACTCAG gagCTGATATAAGGACAGTTAACATGAGAGAACTCACCTCAGGTGTCCTTCACACCAAGTTCTGGATTGTGGAcaagaaacacatttacattggGAGTGCCAACATGGACTGGAGATCACTCACACag GTGAAGGAGCTTGGCGCTGTGGTCTACAACTGCAGTTGCTTAGCCGCAGACCTGGGTAAGATCTTTGAAGCCTATTGGTTCCTGGGGGAGAGTCAGTCAATCCCATCACCGTGGCCCGCCAGCTTCTCCACCCTCTACAACGAGAACACACCTCTTCAGCTGCAACTCAACAACACACCATCCAGCGTCTACCTGTCG aGTTCCCCTCCGTCCTTCTGTGCAAGCGGCAGGACTCCCGACATTCAGTCCATCCTCAGTGTGATGGACGATGCCCGGAGCTACATATACATCGCAGTCATGAACTACCTGCCCACCATGGAGTTTTCGCATCCTAAAAA GTACTGGGCAGACATCGACACCCAGCTGAGGCGAGTGGCCTATGAGAGGCGGGTCAAAGTGCGCATGCTGATCAGCTGCTGGGCCAGCACCCAGCCGgtcatgttttcctttctgAAGTCTCTGGCCTCAGTTTATGACCCCAAGAGCAAACTGGACATCCAGGTG AGGCTGTTTGTGGTGCCTGCCACCCCGAAACAGAAGGAAATTCCCTTTGCTAGAGTCAACCACAACAAATACATGGTCACTGACAAGATAGCTTACATAG GTACGTCCAACTGGTCAGGTGACTACTTTGTGAGAACCGCTGGCTCCGCAATGGTTGTCAACCAGACGGAGTCGCTGTCCCTGGAGCCAACCGTCCAATCACAGCTGAAGGCTGTGTTCGAGAGGGACTGGAGCTCTGAATACTCCACTCCTCTCACCCAACACTCAAACCTCAAACACTTGTGTTAG